From a region of the Coregonus clupeaformis isolate EN_2021a unplaced genomic scaffold, ASM2061545v1 scaf1944, whole genome shotgun sequence genome:
- the LOC121564517 gene encoding uncharacterized protein LOC121564517 codes for MTEEIFGDLALLKPGQSMGDAWNTSDIRAEEPCRLEVMKNQTGLWGSSVQRQPQQTSPGNHLSHALGQYLDSTTIPMTSDLQKLGLTSDFMKVPEETLFIEVWDLGEGAGDHRYKAKWAITEEHGIVLDQGTWLQNDDNW; via the exons ATGACAGAGGAGATCTTTGGTGATCTCGCCCTGCTCAAGCCTGGTCAGTCCATGGGAGATGCCTGGAACACTTCAGACATTAG AGCGGAAGAACCTTGTCGTCTTGAGGTTATGAAGAACCAGACAGGCCTGTGGGGCAGCAGTGTGCAACGCCAGCCTCAGCAGACTTCACCAGGCAATCACCTCAGCCACGCCCTGGGCCAGTATCTGGACTCCACCACCATAccgatgacctctgacctccagaAACTGGGCCTGACCTCTGATTTCATGAAGGTGCCTGAGGAGACGctgtttatagaggtgtgggaCCTCGGGGAGGGCGCAGGGGACCATCGCTATAAGGCCAAGTGGGCAATTACCGAGGAGCACGGCATTGTGCTAGACCAGGGCACCTGGCTGCAGAATGATGACAACTGGTGA